One genomic window of Punica granatum isolate Tunisia-2019 chromosome 1, ASM765513v2, whole genome shotgun sequence includes the following:
- the LOC116205221 gene encoding uncharacterized protein LOC116205221 — MKDPKLVPYHEYLEELTENFENISFTYTLRMKNQFADALAMLASMVSITKENLIEPLEFEIAKGPAHCDMIKAVDGMPWYADIKHLLQTGQFPTFTDHHDRRTLRHIAAHFS; from the coding sequence ATGAAAGATCCAAAGCTGGTGCCgtatcacgagtacctcgaagagttAACAGAGAATTTTGAGAATATCTCGTTCACATACACACtgcgcatgaagaaccagtttgCTGATGCACTTGCAATGCTCGCgtccatggtgagcattacgaaggagaatctcatcgagccgcTTGAGTTTGAGATTGCCAAGGGCCCTGCCCACTGCGACATGATCAAAGCTGTCGATGGCATGCCTTGGTATGCAGACATCAAGCATTTACTGCAAACTGGTCAATTTCCGACGTTCACCGATCATCATGACAGGAGAACTCTCCGACACATCGCAGCACACTTttcctga